Genomic DNA from Thermus amyloliquefaciens:
AGGGGGTACAGGAGGCGGTGCCCGGCATCCAGGTGACCAACGGCGGGGCCTACACCGCGGGCACCGTGAAGGCCGCCATCCCCAACATCCTGGCCCATTTTGCCCAAGGGGGGAAGGCGCTTAGGCAGACCACGGCGGCGGTGGTGGGGGCGAACGGGGTGGTGGCCTTCGGCATCGCCCGGCAGATCGCTCCCTTGGTGGGGCGGCTCATCCTGGTGGGCCGGGATCGGGAAAGGCTGGAAAAGGCGGTGGAGAGCCTGCGCAAGAACCTGGAGCGCAAGGGGCAAGCGCCGGAGATCCAGGTGAGCACCGAGGTGGCGGCCATCCGGGAGGCGGACCTGATCTTTACCGCCACCAGCGACCCCAATCCCGTGATCTTTCCCCAGCACGTGAAGCCAGGGGCCTGGATCTACGACGAAGGGGTGCCTCCCGACGTGCACCCCTCGGTGAAGGAGGTGCCCGGGGTGAGGGTCATCCCCGGGGGGGTGGTGCGGCTTCCCGGGAGGGCGCGGGCCACCTTGGACCTGCACTTCGGTGCCCCCGACCAGGTGCCCGCCTGTCTGGCGGAGACCATGATCCTGGCGGCGGAGGAGGCCTTTGACCGCAAAAGCCTGGGGGGCGAGGTGAAGGGGGAGAACATCCAGTTCTTTGTGGAGCGGGCGGAGGCCTTGGGGTTCAAGGTGGTGGAGTAGTGTGGCTCCTCCTTTCCCCCACGGCCCTCGAGGCCCCCTTTCTCCGGGGCGAGCCCTTCTCCTTCCTGGGGAGGAAGGGGCTTAGGGGAGAGGGGTTTGTTTACCTGGAGGCCGGCATCGGCAAGGTGAACGCCGCCCTTACCCTGGCGGCCTGGGCGGCGCGCCATCCGGTGGAGAAGGCCCTCCTCTTCGGCATCGCCGGGGCCTACCCCGGCTCGGGCCTGGCCTTGGGGGATCTGGTCCTGGTGGGGGAGGAGGTGGAGGCGGATCTGGGGCTAAAGGCGGGCCTCGCCCCCTTGGGCTTCCCGGCTTTGGAGCTTGAGGGAAGGCGCTTCTACAATCGTTTTCCCCTGGACCCCGGCCTGACGCAGGGGCTTGCCCGGGCCCTGGGCCTCGAGGTGGCGGTGGGCCTCACCCGGGACCTGGTTTCCGAAAGCCCGGAGGAGGCCCAGGCCCTCGCCCGGCAATGGGGGGCCCAGGTGGAAAGCATGGAGGGGGCGGCCTTCGCCCGGGCCTGCCTGGCCCTGGGGGTGCGGGGAGCGGAGCTCCGGGCCATCTCCAACCCGGCCGGGGTGCGGGACAAGGGGGCCTGGCGGGTGCGGGAGGCGGTGGAGGCCCTGGAAGGGGCGGTGGCGAGGGTTTTGGGGGAGGGGGGGGCTTGAGGGCCCCGTCACGGGAGTCCAAATGGGACCTTGGCCCTCCCCCTTTTCCCTTGCCCTGGATCAGGGGCAAGGCCTGGGCCTAAAGGTGGGCGAGGGGCATGGGGGCTTCGGGAGGCAGAGTGCTCAAGAAAAACCCGAGGGGCCCCGTAG
This window encodes:
- the mqnB gene encoding futalosine hydrolase, coding for MWLLLSPTALEAPFLRGEPFSFLGRKGLRGEGFVYLEAGIGKVNAALTLAAWAARHPVEKALLFGIAGAYPGSGLALGDLVLVGEEVEADLGLKAGLAPLGFPALELEGRRFYNRFPLDPGLTQGLARALGLEVAVGLTRDLVSESPEEAQALARQWGAQVESMEGAAFARACLALGVRGAELRAISNPAGVRDKGAWRVREAVEALEGAVARVLGEGGA